One genomic region from Candidatus Atribacteria bacterium ADurb.Bin276 encodes:
- the rbsC_16 gene encoding Ribose transport system permease protein RbsC → MYIAFLAIFIFFSIILRGRGFLSSENLMNIARQTAMISVMAVGMTFVLAAGEIDLSIGSIVALASLTTALALRHSSLLVGVVTGLGTGVLIGMVNGLFVAKIGVPSFLVTLGMTGIITGLARWITQLKSIPVTNKTYNFIFGSGDIGPISILFVWTVVLLIIGQVALRKTKFGRYVLATGGNKISALYSGINVERIKFSVMVLNGVLAALAGMLYAGRLHGARYTLGETDLMTVIAAVIIGGTSMSGGRGSVIGSIVGSLIMGMINNGLILMGLSVDQQMIFRGLIIIIAVSLTMREKKK, encoded by the coding sequence GTGTATATTGCCTTTTTAGCAATTTTTATCTTTTTTTCTATTATCCTACGAGGGCGAGGATTTCTCTCTTCGGAAAACTTGATGAACATTGCTCGTCAGACTGCCATGATTTCGGTTATGGCAGTGGGGATGACTTTTGTCTTAGCGGCCGGAGAAATTGATCTTTCGATCGGTTCTATTGTGGCATTGGCATCACTAACAACTGCATTAGCACTCCGCCACAGCTCCTTATTGGTTGGAGTTGTTACCGGGTTGGGTACCGGAGTTCTAATTGGTATGGTTAACGGTCTTTTTGTAGCTAAAATCGGAGTCCCCTCCTTTCTTGTCACCTTGGGAATGACTGGAATTATTACCGGATTAGCCCGTTGGATTACTCAACTTAAATCAATTCCGGTAACTAATAAAACCTATAATTTTATTTTTGGATCAGGAGATATCGGACCAATATCAATTCTTTTTGTTTGGACTGTTGTTTTGCTCATTATAGGTCAAGTTGCACTGAGGAAGACCAAATTTGGACGTTATGTATTAGCAACTGGTGGGAATAAAATATCTGCTCTTTATTCTGGAATCAATGTGGAAAGAATTAAATTTTCCGTCATGGTTTTGAATGGTGTCTTAGCAGCACTGGCTGGAATGCTATATGCTGGTAGGCTTCATGGTGCCCGTTATACTTTAGGTGAGACCGATTTGATGACGGTTATAGCAGCAGTTATCATCGGAGGCACCAGCATGTCAGGAGGCCGGGGTTCAGTAATCGGTTCCATTGTTGGTTCCCTAATAATGGGTATGATTAATAATGGATTGATATTAATGGGTTTATCCGTCGATCAACAGATGATCTTCCGAGGCTTGATCATTATCATTGCAGTTTCTTTAACCATGAGAGAAAAGAAAAAATAA
- the ybbD_2 gene encoding putative lipoprotein YbbD precursor — MNFPPLIQSLLKSLTLEEKVGQLFLLAFAGNNLNPITPLIVDYGLGGCYLSQENASNPEEAKELTQSLQKLTQNTSYQIPLILGVDHEGTWGVLVPYSTTGPGNLALGAAGKPELTHKIYNIFGKEMLSFGFNAIFAPCADCNSNPQNAIIGMRSFGEYPERVAEQVEAAVKGANASGIITTLKHFPGHGDTSLDSHRSLPTVNKNFRQLEQEDLYPFQRGIDAGVDMIMTSHILFPQIDSINPATLSPLIMGHLLRKKMGFNGVVLTDSMNMGAIKKNYPSDEAAIKAIQAGVDMIMLAEEHYDHDSSIYIKQHMTLIQSVIQTVKSGRITPERLDEASGRILTLKFNKGIFPVPSKTFDLKPQFGLSNHVSVALEAASSAITILRDRSQLWPINLNQPLIIINCVPRHAYVILSHTRGIGPNQSEPAFDIFQNELIRLGVDIKVYYYEDLKDEAIPVPLLSANSFIAVTEDYPLPGTDFETNLQKQLVNKLSVSMGERMIVLAFRSSYELSEFPLVSTYLCTYSSRPCSALAAAQAVVMKKPLTGRAPISVL, encoded by the coding sequence ATGAATTTCCCACCGCTAATCCAGTCTCTTCTGAAATCTCTTACTCTTGAAGAAAAAGTTGGACAATTATTTCTTTTAGCTTTTGCTGGCAACAATCTTAACCCGATAACACCACTTATTGTAGATTATGGCTTAGGTGGCTGTTATTTGAGTCAGGAAAATGCCTCCAATCCTGAAGAGGCTAAAGAATTAACTCAATCACTCCAGAAACTTACTCAAAATACTTCATATCAAATTCCTCTCATCTTAGGAGTTGACCACGAAGGAACCTGGGGGGTACTGGTTCCGTACAGCACAACCGGGCCAGGTAATTTGGCTTTAGGTGCAGCTGGAAAACCTGAGTTGACTCATAAAATATACAATATTTTTGGGAAAGAAATGCTCTCATTTGGCTTCAATGCCATTTTTGCCCCCTGCGCTGACTGCAATTCCAATCCACAAAATGCCATCATCGGTATGCGATCCTTCGGTGAATATCCAGAAAGAGTAGCTGAACAGGTTGAAGCTGCAGTCAAAGGAGCAAATGCCAGTGGTATAATCACAACCTTGAAACATTTTCCCGGACATGGAGATACTTCCTTAGACAGCCATCGTAGTCTTCCTACAGTGAATAAAAATTTCAGACAATTAGAACAAGAGGACCTTTATCCTTTTCAGCGAGGGATTGATGCTGGAGTCGACATGATCATGACCTCCCATATCCTTTTTCCACAAATCGATTCCATTAATCCTGCCACTTTATCCCCCTTGATTATGGGCCATCTTCTTCGGAAAAAAATGGGTTTTAATGGGGTAGTTCTCACCGACAGTATGAATATGGGAGCTATAAAGAAAAATTACCCTTCCGATGAAGCTGCCATCAAGGCCATTCAAGCTGGAGTCGACATGATCATGCTAGCCGAAGAACATTACGATCATGATTCCTCGATATATATTAAACAGCATATGACGCTTATCCAGAGTGTCATTCAAACGGTAAAATCAGGAAGGATAACTCCTGAAAGATTAGATGAGGCTTCAGGAAGAATTTTAACACTGAAATTCAATAAAGGGATTTTCCCTGTTCCATCGAAGACATTTGATTTAAAACCACAGTTTGGATTGAGTAATCATGTATCAGTGGCTCTTGAAGCGGCGTCTTCGGCAATCACAATTTTACGGGATCGTTCGCAATTATGGCCAATAAATTTAAATCAGCCACTTATTATCATTAATTGTGTCCCACGCCATGCCTATGTTATTCTCTCTCACACCAGAGGCATTGGCCCTAACCAATCGGAACCGGCATTTGATATCTTTCAAAATGAACTCATTCGGTTAGGTGTTGATATTAAAGTTTATTACTATGAAGATTTGAAGGATGAAGCTATTCCCGTGCCATTACTATCAGCTAATTCCTTCATTGCAGTGACTGAAGATTATCCACTTCCCGGAACGGATTTTGAAACCAATCTTCAAAAACAGTTAGTAAATAAATTATCAGTATCCATGGGTGAACGAATGATTGTTCTTGCTTTTCGCAGTTCCTATGAACTTTCCGAATTTCCTTTGGTAAGCACCTATCTATGTACTTATTCCAGTCGACCTTGTTCAGCCCTGGCAGCTGCCCAAGCTGTGGTGATGAAAAAACCACTCACTGGTCGAGCTCCTATATCTGTCCTGTAA
- the nagC_5 gene encoding N-acetylglucosamine repressor, with protein MMMTTLTSSRINDIHKKMVFRYIWEKEQASRTQIRSHFGFSKSTVSGIIRDLIEQSLIVENGQEDAPLGRKPELLTVNPHGPMILSVLLKDLGDVEVAVVDLKGTILSRESLTLLTKEPPQAAVGEIAWFVNAALAKFPHTTCLGIGLGAPGIVNHSSGIIEYSAHFGWKGIPIGSMLSAGVAQEFPILVDNRTTAATLGEMWFGSGKNSRNLICINCGEAIGAGIVIEGKIYRGFLDGVGEIGHIPLIPNGNLCFCGKTGCVESMVSLPALMKRMGRKYTGEDDATRILRNEIGKPSIKEMTLEAYSTLGEIAVILTNILAPEKIIFTGGLTRIEPEEMISSVQQKVQEKALEPLARNIQLELSSFHQETEPLWGASLVMENIFSLEIIR; from the coding sequence ATGATGATGACTACTCTAACCAGTTCTCGAATTAATGATATCCATAAGAAAATGGTTTTCCGGTATATCTGGGAAAAAGAACAGGCATCACGAACCCAGATACGGTCGCACTTTGGATTTAGTAAATCGACGGTATCGGGTATTATTCGTGACTTAATTGAGCAGAGCTTAATTGTTGAAAATGGCCAGGAAGATGCTCCCCTGGGGAGAAAACCCGAGCTTCTCACAGTTAATCCACATGGGCCGATGATTCTCAGTGTTCTTCTTAAAGACTTAGGAGATGTTGAAGTTGCTGTTGTTGACCTCAAAGGAACCATTCTTAGTCGTGAATCCTTGACTTTATTAACCAAAGAACCTCCTCAGGCAGCAGTTGGTGAGATTGCTTGGTTTGTGAATGCAGCCCTTGCAAAATTTCCCCATACAACCTGTCTCGGTATCGGTTTAGGGGCTCCGGGAATAGTCAACCATAGTTCGGGAATTATTGAATATTCAGCCCATTTTGGATGGAAAGGAATTCCAATTGGTTCAATGCTCTCGGCTGGAGTGGCTCAAGAATTCCCTATTTTAGTTGATAATCGAACCACTGCAGCCACCTTAGGTGAAATGTGGTTCGGAAGTGGAAAAAATTCTCGAAATCTTATCTGTATCAACTGCGGTGAGGCGATAGGAGCAGGAATTGTCATTGAGGGGAAAATATATCGGGGTTTTTTAGATGGCGTTGGAGAAATCGGCCATATTCCTTTGATCCCAAATGGAAATCTTTGTTTTTGCGGGAAAACCGGCTGTGTTGAATCGATGGTTTCACTTCCAGCCTTGATGAAACGAATGGGAAGGAAATATACCGGAGAAGATGATGCGACTCGGATACTACGGAATGAAATTGGGAAACCCTCGATAAAGGAAATGACCTTGGAAGCCTATTCCACCTTAGGGGAAATAGCTGTAATCCTTACTAATATTTTAGCTCCCGAGAAGATAATTTTTACCGGAGGGCTCACTCGGATCGAGCCCGAGGAAATGATAAGCTCGGTCCAACAAAAAGTCCAAGAAAAAGCTCTGGAACCTTTAGCGCGCAATATTCAATTAGAATTGAGTAGTTTTCATCAGGAAACCGAACCGCTTTGGGGAGCCTCTCTGGTAATGGAAAATATATTTAGTTTAGAAATAATCCGTTGA
- the iolG_1 gene encoding Inositol 2-dehydrogenase, which translates to MEKIGFGVIGAGIWGNSHAWIYSTEPYSELIAVCDKVEEKAKALAEKYHARCWYTDLEKMLKDPEIQAVGIATPDFAHQEPFIAACQAGKHILLEKPLATTHEDLKLMKTAYEKSGVRVMVDFHARWNPPLVVAKNNIDQGTIGEIISMYYRLNDTIYVPTQMLSWAEKSSILWFLGSHTVDTLRFLSGKEVKRVYSVSRSEVLVKLGVNIPDIYQSVLEMEDGIIASIENNWIVPNSHPNWNDIKLNILGSKGMFNMDLTNNQAIERYLPEKSDHPDILVMPTIHGKPSGFAHESIRDFIHRLRTGEKFIVDFEDGYRVSKVILAIMESAKIRMPVEVNYNS; encoded by the coding sequence ATGGAAAAAATTGGTTTTGGTGTAATCGGTGCTGGAATCTGGGGAAATTCTCATGCATGGATTTATTCAACTGAACCATATTCAGAGCTGATCGCAGTGTGCGATAAGGTTGAGGAGAAAGCTAAAGCCCTGGCGGAAAAATATCATGCCCGGTGTTGGTACACTGATCTAGAAAAAATGTTAAAAGATCCCGAAATACAAGCCGTCGGGATTGCAACACCCGACTTTGCCCATCAAGAACCTTTTATTGCTGCTTGCCAAGCAGGCAAACATATTCTTTTGGAAAAACCACTAGCGACCACTCATGAGGACTTAAAACTCATGAAGACTGCCTATGAAAAATCAGGAGTACGAGTCATGGTTGATTTCCACGCTCGTTGGAATCCACCTTTGGTCGTTGCCAAAAACAATATTGACCAGGGAACCATCGGTGAGATAATTTCCATGTACTACCGTTTGAATGATACCATTTATGTTCCCACCCAGATGTTATCCTGGGCCGAAAAGTCATCCATCCTTTGGTTTTTAGGGAGTCATACGGTTGATACCCTTCGATTTCTTTCCGGAAAAGAGGTTAAGAGGGTATATTCAGTTTCCCGATCTGAGGTCTTAGTTAAATTGGGAGTAAATATTCCCGATATTTATCAAAGTGTTTTAGAAATGGAAGACGGGATTATTGCCAGTATTGAAAACAACTGGATTGTCCCAAATTCCCATCCCAACTGGAATGATATAAAACTGAATATTTTGGGGAGCAAAGGGATGTTCAATATGGATCTGACCAATAACCAAGCCATTGAGCGCTATCTCCCCGAAAAGAGTGATCATCCTGATATCTTGGTAATGCCCACGATCCATGGTAAGCCGAGTGGTTTTGCTCATGAAAGCATTCGGGATTTTATTCATAGATTAAGGACTGGTGAGAAGTTTATTGTCGACTTTGAAGATGGATACCGGGTCAGCAAGGTTATTCTCGCCATTATGGAATCAGCAAAAATCCGGATGCCGGTTGAGGTTAATTATAATTCTTAG